The genomic region TAAATCACATTATCCCCACGGACGATGAGCGTGCCTACTTTGACTACCTGTCCGTTCTCCGTCTCCTCGGCCTTGTCGAGAACGAGGTTCATATGTACATCATATCCCTGGAGAACGCCCCGGATTTCTCTCCCGCCTTTGAGAGATACAATAACGGGCTGACGGTTCAGCACCTGATCCAAAATATCCAACGGCCTT from uncultured Methanoregula sp. harbors:
- a CDS encoding LSM domain-containing protein — protein: MTKRPLDILDQVLNRQPVIVSLKGGREIRGVLQGYDVHMNLVLDKAEETENGQVVKVGTLIVRGDNVIYISPSLEQ